A part of Melittangium boletus DSM 14713 genomic DNA contains:
- a CDS encoding HYR domain-containing protein: MKSKRNTPGLVPGRGRSKGRGGLFLALATLAAEGGCTSKEPPAEGILPSKESFSRPGRLAERCTVRPPFVGNFEPELQWAWTGSGTTLVEHKQVMMTPSVVDVNGDHVPDVVFSTYAGGNYTTDGVLRAVSGDDGHELWTVSDPAYRVKGGASIAAGDIDGDGKVEICAVPENGRGVICFENDGAFKFRTAPGANDYNEWGGPSLADLDGDGTVEILDGNRVYSHTGALKWVGSDGMGGAQGTGPVSFAVDLDGDGKQEVVNGRAVYRHDGSLKCANTFIPHGLAGVANFDADPAGEIVVAGYGKVSLLDDNCTLLWTRDVHVAGRPASEAGHGGAPNIADFDGDGKPDIGLAGDWNYTVYKADGSVLWTQSTQDYSSGRTTSTTFDFEDDGKLEVIYSDELSLRILDGATGNVRWQVNNSSGTTHEYPVVADVDGDKAAELLVVTNNHAPPGGSNGLRLFHDKKEGWARARPIWNQHAYSVTNVNDDGTIPARPTAHWLKAPLNLFRSNVANYLGDGDGQNGAPDLVASAVTTSCDGFGALVLGARVSNAGEAPVAAGIKVAFYRGNPASGGQLLGVATVTDSLPPGGSALATVSVTSPFTGTAEVWAVVDDDGTGKGRETECREGNNSSTASGNLTCTVTPANKPPVALCRDVTVEADSACLARSSVNHGSYDPDNAPSPLVVTEDPSVAFGLGSHSVTLTAADGEATSSCVGTITVVDTTQPALECPGAQVLDTCAPSGVIASYTPTSVDNCGGATVTCTHPSGATFPVGDTKVTCTAQDKSGNTNSCQFNVKVRGDVTPPTLSCPTAPVKASTCSPGGTQVSFATSALDACGSANVTCTHASGSNFPVGSTPVVCTARDPAGNTSSCSFAVEVTQGADGNGGSPIAGASKGKELWSPNSRYATVSLSDCAAPARDSCGNTLPLETYGRILWVSSDEDEIDEERDGLRTCYDMAEMNTSSVKLRVERANGSGADSWSDGRVYTLHYAVTSKSGATTQSTCQVGVRNNPLRPATDSGTRFCLGAGCPSGTAIGSPSCKK; encoded by the coding sequence ATGAAATCCAAACGCAACACTCCGGGTCTCGTTCCAGGTCGAGGACGAAGCAAAGGGCGGGGAGGGCTCTTCCTGGCTCTCGCGACACTCGCCGCGGAAGGGGGATGCACGAGCAAGGAGCCGCCCGCGGAAGGAATCCTGCCTTCCAAGGAATCCTTCTCGCGGCCCGGCCGGCTCGCGGAGCGTTGCACGGTGCGGCCCCCCTTCGTGGGCAACTTCGAGCCCGAGTTGCAGTGGGCCTGGACGGGCAGCGGCACCACCCTGGTCGAGCACAAGCAGGTGATGATGACGCCCTCGGTGGTGGACGTGAATGGCGATCACGTCCCGGACGTCGTCTTCAGCACCTACGCGGGGGGGAACTACACCACGGACGGTGTGCTCCGCGCCGTCAGCGGCGATGACGGACACGAGCTGTGGACGGTGTCGGATCCCGCGTATCGCGTGAAGGGTGGGGCGAGCATCGCCGCCGGTGACATCGATGGCGACGGCAAGGTGGAGATCTGCGCCGTCCCCGAGAATGGCCGTGGCGTCATCTGCTTCGAGAACGACGGCGCCTTCAAGTTCCGCACCGCGCCGGGCGCGAATGACTACAACGAATGGGGTGGCCCGTCGCTGGCGGACCTCGATGGCGACGGCACGGTGGAAATCCTCGACGGCAACCGCGTCTACTCCCACACGGGTGCGCTCAAGTGGGTGGGCTCCGACGGCATGGGGGGCGCACAGGGCACGGGCCCCGTCTCCTTCGCGGTGGACCTGGACGGGGATGGCAAGCAGGAGGTCGTCAACGGCCGGGCCGTCTACCGGCACGACGGCTCGCTCAAGTGCGCCAACACCTTCATTCCCCATGGCCTCGCGGGCGTGGCCAATTTCGACGCGGACCCGGCGGGTGAAATCGTCGTGGCGGGCTACGGCAAGGTCAGTCTGCTCGACGACAACTGCACGCTGCTCTGGACGCGGGACGTCCATGTGGCGGGCCGCCCCGCGTCCGAGGCGGGCCACGGCGGCGCACCCAACATCGCCGACTTCGACGGGGATGGCAAACCAGACATCGGTCTGGCCGGTGACTGGAACTACACCGTCTACAAGGCGGACGGCAGCGTGCTGTGGACCCAATCCACCCAGGACTACAGCTCCGGCCGCACCACCTCCACCACCTTCGACTTCGAGGACGACGGCAAGCTCGAGGTCATCTACAGCGACGAGTTGTCCCTGCGCATCCTCGATGGCGCCACGGGCAATGTGCGCTGGCAGGTGAACAACAGCTCGGGAACCACGCACGAGTACCCCGTCGTCGCGGACGTGGATGGAGACAAGGCGGCCGAGCTGCTGGTGGTGACGAACAACCACGCGCCTCCGGGTGGCTCCAACGGCCTGCGCCTGTTCCACGACAAGAAGGAAGGCTGGGCCCGCGCGCGCCCCATCTGGAACCAGCACGCCTACTCGGTGACGAACGTCAACGACGACGGCACCATCCCCGCGCGCCCGACGGCCCACTGGCTCAAGGCTCCGCTCAATCTCTTCCGCTCCAACGTCGCCAACTACCTGGGGGATGGCGACGGCCAGAACGGTGCGCCGGACCTCGTCGCCTCCGCGGTGACGACGTCATGTGATGGTTTCGGCGCGCTCGTGCTCGGCGCGCGCGTCAGCAACGCGGGCGAGGCCCCCGTGGCGGCGGGGATCAAGGTGGCCTTCTACCGGGGCAATCCCGCCTCGGGCGGCCAGCTGCTCGGCGTGGCCACGGTGACGGATTCCCTGCCTCCGGGGGGCAGCGCGCTCGCCACCGTGTCCGTCACCTCGCCCTTCACCGGCACCGCCGAGGTGTGGGCCGTCGTGGATGACGATGGCACGGGCAAGGGCCGCGAGACCGAGTGCCGCGAGGGCAACAACTCCTCCACCGCGTCGGGCAACCTCACCTGCACCGTGACGCCCGCCAACAAGCCGCCCGTGGCGCTCTGCCGCGACGTCACCGTGGAGGCCGACAGCGCCTGTCTGGCCCGCTCCAGCGTGAACCACGGCAGCTATGATCCGGACAACGCGCCCTCGCCGCTCGTGGTGACCGAGGATCCCTCCGTGGCCTTCGGTCTGGGCAGCCACTCCGTCACGCTGACGGCCGCGGATGGCGAGGCCACGTCCTCGTGCGTGGGGACCATCACCGTGGTGGATACCACCCAGCCGGCCCTCGAGTGCCCCGGGGCCCAGGTGCTCGACACCTGCGCGCCCTCCGGCGTCATCGCCTCCTACACCCCCACCTCGGTGGACAACTGCGGCGGGGCCACCGTCACCTGCACGCACCCCTCCGGCGCCACCTTCCCGGTGGGCGACACGAAGGTCACCTGCACCGCCCAGGACAAGTCGGGCAACACCAACTCCTGCCAGTTCAACGTGAAGGTGCGCGGGGACGTCACGCCCCCCACCTTGAGCTGCCCCACCGCGCCGGTGAAGGCGAGCACCTGCTCGCCAGGCGGGACCCAGGTCTCCTTCGCGACCTCGGCCCTGGACGCCTGCGGCTCGGCCAACGTCACCTGCACGCACGCCTCCGGCTCCAACTTCCCAGTGGGCTCCACCCCCGTCGTCTGCACCGCGAGGGATCCCGCTGGCAACACCTCCTCGTGCTCCTTCGCCGTGGAGGTGACGCAGGGCGCGGATGGGAACGGGGGCTCGCCCATCGCGGGTGCGAGCAAGGGCAAGGAGCTGTGGTCACCCAACTCCCGCTACGCCACCGTGTCGCTGTCCGACTGCGCCGCGCCCGCCCGGGACTCGTGCGGCAACACCCTTCCGTTGGAAACGTATGGCCGCATCCTCTGGGTGTCTTCCGACGAGGATGAAATCGACGAGGAGCGCGATGGCCTTCGCACCTGCTACGACATGGCCGAGATGAACACCTCGTCCGTGAAGCTGCGCGTCGAGCGTGCCAACGGCAGCGGCGCTGACAGCTGGAGCGACGGCCGCGTCTACACCCTCCACTACGCCGTGACGAGCAAGTCCGGAGCGACGACCCAGAGCACCTGCCAGGTCGGCGTGCGCAACAATCCGCTCAGGCCCGCGACGGACAGCGGCACGCGTTTCTGCCTCGGCGCCGGCTGCCCGA
- the xerD gene encoding site-specific tyrosine recombinase XerD, which yields MEGYLDAFIAFIRAERGLSGKTVDAYAADLGVYFEDLKRKGITDVARVTPEDILGHLTTLNTRKLSRRSQARHLAAIRGFHRFLVAEKFLEKDATEDLDTPRSARKLPIFLTIEEVEQLLAAPDERDAVGLRDKAMLEVLYATGLRVSELVGLGVNDIQLSAGYLVAKGKGSKERIVPVGSIAGEKVRAYLEGARRQLLGERESKALFVTPRGDGFTRQGFWKLLKRYALKAGIRKPISPHKLRHSFATHLVERGADLRAVQAMLGHADLATTQIYTHVNSARLRAVYDSAHPRGDDVRGRGGVMGGRSPARKPPRGT from the coding sequence ATGGAAGGCTACCTGGATGCGTTCATCGCCTTCATCCGCGCCGAGCGGGGGCTGTCCGGCAAGACGGTGGACGCCTACGCGGCGGACCTGGGGGTGTACTTCGAGGACCTCAAGCGCAAGGGCATCACCGACGTGGCGCGCGTCACGCCCGAGGACATCCTCGGCCACCTGACGACGCTCAACACCCGGAAGCTGTCACGGCGCAGCCAGGCGCGGCACCTGGCCGCCATCCGCGGCTTCCACCGCTTCCTCGTGGCGGAGAAGTTCCTGGAGAAGGACGCCACCGAGGACCTGGACACGCCCCGCTCGGCCCGCAAGCTGCCCATCTTCCTCACGATCGAGGAGGTGGAGCAGTTGCTCGCCGCGCCCGACGAGCGCGACGCGGTGGGCCTCCGGGACAAGGCGATGCTGGAAGTGCTCTACGCCACGGGGCTGCGCGTGAGCGAGCTGGTGGGCCTGGGCGTCAATGACATCCAGTTGAGCGCCGGCTACCTGGTGGCCAAGGGCAAGGGCTCCAAGGAGCGCATCGTCCCGGTGGGGAGCATCGCCGGGGAGAAGGTGCGCGCCTACCTCGAGGGCGCCCGGCGGCAGTTGCTCGGCGAGCGTGAGTCCAAGGCCCTCTTCGTCACCCCCCGGGGGGACGGCTTCACCCGGCAGGGCTTCTGGAAGCTGCTCAAGCGCTACGCCCTCAAGGCGGGCATCCGCAAGCCGATCTCCCCGCACAAGCTGCGGCACTCCTTCGCCACGCACCTGGTGGAGCGGGGCGCGGACCTTCGCGCCGTCCAGGCCATGCTGGGCCACGCGGACCTGGCCACCACGCAGATCTACACCCACGTCAACAGCGCGCGGCTGCGGGCCGTCTATGACAGCGCTCACCCGCGAGGAGACGACGTGCGGGGCCGGGGCGGCGTCATGGGGGGGCGCTCCCCCGCGCGCAAGCCTCCCCGGGGGACGTAG
- a CDS encoding L-threonylcarbamoyladenylate synthase, with protein sequence MASVAPILEVNAEHPQPRHVQRAVEVLSGGGLIAYPTDTYYGLACDLGSKKGIERLYQLKGRDRKKPMSFLCPDLSDVAKYAHVSNFAYRTMKGLTPGAFTFILEATRIVPEVMMSKQKQVGIRVPDSELARAIAAGLGRPLVTTSATDSEGEPLTDARSIKDSLGHGLDLILDGGVTLLEASTVVSLIGDQLEVLRQGKGELD encoded by the coding sequence ATGGCGTCAGTGGCCCCCATCCTCGAGGTGAACGCGGAGCATCCCCAGCCCCGGCACGTGCAGCGGGCGGTGGAGGTGCTCTCGGGCGGGGGGCTCATCGCCTACCCGACGGACACGTATTACGGCCTCGCGTGCGACCTGGGCTCGAAGAAGGGAATCGAGCGGCTGTACCAACTCAAGGGCCGTGATCGGAAGAAGCCCATGTCCTTCCTGTGCCCGGACCTGTCGGACGTGGCGAAGTACGCGCACGTGAGCAACTTCGCCTACCGCACGATGAAGGGCCTGACGCCCGGGGCCTTCACCTTCATCCTCGAGGCCACGCGGATCGTCCCCGAGGTGATGATGAGCAAGCAGAAGCAGGTGGGCATCCGGGTGCCCGACTCGGAGCTGGCGCGGGCGATCGCCGCGGGCCTGGGCCGGCCACTCGTCACCACGTCCGCCACGGACTCGGAAGGCGAGCCCCTCACCGACGCGCGGAGCATCAAGGACTCGCTCGGGCACGGGTTGGATCTCATCCTGGATGGAGGCGTGACGCTCCTGGAGGCCAGCACGGTGGTGTCGCTCATTGGCGATCAGCTCGAGGTGTTGCGCCAGGGCAAGGGCGAGCTGGACTGA
- a CDS encoding cation:proton antiporter — protein MRDALLRLLLLLVLLAAIARAQLWRVDTGTSVALAAGALLLCGLFAGKVAKGVGLPRLTGYLLVGVAVGPYALGFIPGAGVKGLELVKGLAVSLIALVAGTELQWGLIRRVGVKVAALCCVVCGVTFLVICGTLFALKPWLPFLAPMTWGQALAVSALISMVVVSFSPTVTIAIVQETSARGSFTEFLMALVIIGDLVVMVGFAVAAGLTRASFGGGLDVGGLLGGVGWELFGSVVVGFVLAVCMLLYMKRVKRELPLFLVGLCFASAEAGARLHLSPLLVSLAAGALIVNLDQREGERIHHAIQRAGLPIFALFFAAAGAGLKLDALVTVGPAALLLVMLRAVAIYGSCRYFAPAEDPRLRQYLWMGLISQAGVTFGLAALVSRTFPDFGPQVEVLIVAMITTHELIGPVLTRRAIQRSGESHSDEAPHAA, from the coding sequence ATGAGGGACGCGCTGCTGCGGTTGCTGTTGCTGTTGGTGTTGCTGGCGGCCATCGCCCGGGCCCAGTTGTGGCGCGTGGACACGGGCACGTCGGTGGCGCTCGCCGCCGGGGCGCTGCTCCTGTGCGGGCTGTTCGCGGGCAAGGTGGCCAAGGGCGTGGGGTTGCCCCGGCTCACGGGCTACCTGCTGGTGGGCGTGGCGGTGGGGCCCTATGCCCTGGGCTTCATTCCCGGCGCGGGCGTCAAGGGGCTGGAGCTGGTCAAGGGGCTCGCGGTGAGCCTCATCGCGCTGGTGGCGGGCACGGAGCTGCAGTGGGGGCTCATCCGCCGGGTGGGCGTCAAGGTGGCGGCCCTGTGCTGCGTGGTGTGCGGGGTGACGTTCCTCGTCATTTGCGGCACGCTCTTCGCGCTCAAGCCGTGGCTGCCCTTCCTGGCGCCCATGACGTGGGGACAGGCGCTCGCCGTGAGCGCGCTCATCTCCATGGTGGTGGTGTCCTTCTCGCCCACGGTCACCATCGCCATCGTGCAGGAGACGAGCGCCCGGGGCTCCTTCACCGAGTTCCTCATGGCGCTGGTCATCATCGGGGACCTGGTCGTCATGGTGGGCTTCGCCGTGGCGGCGGGGCTCACCCGCGCGAGCTTCGGCGGCGGACTGGACGTGGGCGGGCTGCTGGGAGGCGTGGGCTGGGAGCTGTTCGGCTCGGTGGTGGTGGGCTTCGTGCTCGCGGTGTGCATGCTCTTGTACATGAAGCGGGTGAAGCGCGAGCTGCCCCTGTTCCTCGTGGGCTTGTGCTTCGCGTCGGCCGAGGCCGGCGCGCGCCTGCACCTGTCGCCCCTGCTCGTGTCGCTGGCGGCCGGGGCGCTCATCGTCAACCTGGATCAACGCGAGGGCGAGCGCATCCACCATGCCATCCAGCGCGCGGGCCTGCCCATCTTCGCGCTCTTCTTCGCCGCGGCGGGCGCGGGGCTCAAGCTGGACGCGCTCGTCACCGTGGGCCCGGCGGCGCTGCTGCTCGTGATGCTGCGCGCCGTGGCCATCTACGGCTCGTGCCGGTACTTCGCTCCGGCGGAGGATCCGCGGCTGAGGCAGTACCTGTGGATGGGGCTCATCTCCCAGGCGGGCGTCACCTTCGGCCTCGCGGCGCTCGTGTCGCGCACCTTCCCGGACTTCGGACCCCAGGTGGAGGTCCTCATCGTGGCGATGATCACCACCCACGAACTCATCGGCCCCGTCCTCACCCGGCGGGCCATCCAGCGCAGCGGCGAGTCCCACTCGGACGAAGCGCCGCACGCGGCGTAG
- a CDS encoding sodium:proton exchanger, protein MQALLVLLAIAALSLLASDRRVLDPGRSPAMAQLAASGLLFLALGAVMGPDALGVFSNRDLTALRPLLALGLGVAGVTVGLNLEPRLLRLLPRTVYVAALAHSGTAFLWVALPLAGPLLLTTGLPARAVVGAAALLGAAASLSSGHFAVLGYRSGRMERRQGLSVALLTMLDDLVGLGVLMVALTFGAASHPQEGLGLVALALLLGAVCGGLLAFLMHGLNDLGEVLAVLLGGVALVSGASAYLRVSTLLAGVACGATLMWVGGRAVNQAVRVLGRFERPAYLLLIFLVGAHVHMRDVLAWALLPAYLGLRFLGKVLGGALARRIAGLALGLPPRLGYALIAQGGLALCLVVEYLVLVPGQLSQRVFDVVVAGAVINELLGNRAFQLVITPPSQGRRDGGGMP, encoded by the coding sequence GTGCAGGCGCTGCTCGTCCTCCTCGCCATCGCGGCGCTCTCGCTGCTGGCATCCGACCGGCGGGTCCTGGATCCAGGCCGTTCCCCGGCCATGGCCCAGCTCGCCGCCAGTGGTCTGCTCTTTCTCGCCCTCGGGGCGGTGATGGGGCCGGACGCGCTGGGCGTGTTTTCCAATCGGGATCTGACGGCCCTGAGGCCCCTGCTCGCGCTCGGACTGGGCGTGGCGGGAGTCACCGTGGGCCTCAATCTGGAGCCCCGGCTGTTGCGGCTGTTGCCCCGGACGGTCTACGTGGCGGCGCTCGCGCACTCGGGTACGGCCTTCCTGTGGGTGGCGCTGCCCCTGGCGGGGCCGCTGCTGCTCACCACGGGGCTGCCCGCCAGGGCGGTGGTGGGCGCGGCGGCGCTGCTGGGCGCGGCGGCGAGTCTGTCCTCGGGGCACTTCGCGGTGCTGGGCTACCGCAGCGGACGCATGGAGCGGCGCCAGGGGCTGTCCGTGGCGCTGCTCACCATGTTGGATGACCTGGTGGGGTTGGGCGTGCTCATGGTGGCGCTCACCTTCGGGGCCGCGAGCCATCCCCAGGAGGGCCTGGGGCTCGTGGCGCTGGCGCTGCTGCTGGGTGCCGTGTGTGGCGGGCTGCTCGCCTTCCTCATGCATGGGTTGAACGACCTGGGCGAGGTGCTGGCGGTGTTGCTCGGGGGGGTGGCGCTCGTGTCCGGCGCGTCGGCGTACCTGCGCGTGTCGACGCTGCTGGCGGGCGTGGCGTGTGGGGCCACGCTGATGTGGGTGGGCGGGCGCGCGGTGAATCAGGCGGTGCGTGTGCTGGGGCGCTTCGAGCGGCCCGCGTACCTGCTGCTCATCTTCCTGGTGGGGGCCCACGTGCACATGCGGGACGTGCTGGCGTGGGCGCTCCTGCCGGCGTACCTGGGCCTGCGCTTCCTGGGCAAGGTGCTGGGAGGGGCGCTGGCGCGGCGCATCGCGGGCCTCGCGCTGGGGTTGCCGCCGCGGCTCGGCTACGCGCTCATCGCCCAGGGCGGGCTCGCGCTGTGCCTGGTGGTGGAGTACCTCGTGCTGGTGCCCGGGCAGTTGTCCCAGCGGGTCTTCGACGTGGTGGTGGCGGGCGCCGTCATCAATGAACTGCTCGGCAACCGGGCCTTCCAACTGGTGATCACTCCGCCGTCTCAGGGCCGGCGGGATGGGGGGGGCATGCCATGA
- a CDS encoding general stress protein → MQQDKDNKGSMTVAEAGRKGGETVRNERGREFYETIGRKGGATVKAERGRSFYEEIGRKGGETVKAERGAKFYEEIGKKGGDRVKATRGPNFYEEIGRKGGQKVKKLIEEGKRAARAAMEAQQGGAAAATAAPASTEEAPASAAPPPTEPGSGRTE, encoded by the coding sequence ATGCAACAGGACAAGGACAACAAGGGCAGCATGACGGTGGCTGAGGCGGGGCGTAAGGGGGGCGAGACGGTCCGCAACGAGCGAGGCCGCGAGTTCTACGAGACGATCGGCCGCAAGGGCGGCGCGACGGTGAAGGCCGAGCGGGGCCGTTCGTTCTACGAGGAGATCGGCCGCAAGGGCGGCGAGACCGTGAAGGCCGAGCGGGGCGCCAAGTTCTACGAGGAGATTGGCAAGAAGGGCGGGGATCGGGTGAAGGCGACCCGGGGTCCGAACTTCTACGAGGAGATTGGCCGCAAGGGCGGCCAGAAGGTGAAGAAGCTCATCGAGGAGGGCAAGCGCGCGGCGCGTGCCGCCATGGAGGCCCAGCAGGGTGGAGCTGCGGCGGCCACGGCCGCTCCGGCGAGCACCGAGGAAGCACCGGCCTCGGCGGCGCCTCCACCCACGGAACCGGGTTCGGGCCGTACGGAGTAG
- a CDS encoding TVP38/TMEM64 family protein yields the protein MAGSGGRGKAWLKVLAPVLLSVLGLTTLRLLGPDVVNQQDLRAFLKPLGPWAPAFFILALALRPLVLIPGQLFTAVGGMIFGSREATLYCLLGSFLSSALLFVLARWLGTRLMQRLAGHRYPAISRVARRHGFKFALLTCINPLLPTDVMIIAAAASGARFWPVTLGVLVGTIPGTFLTAQFGSGLAQGRTWTTVASGVGMVVSLVLGAVLGRRIVQEINQEPTPELETTPAPQPPRVPPVPVLSTVQELPPPGP from the coding sequence GTGGCGGGCAGCGGTGGACGAGGCAAGGCCTGGCTCAAGGTATTGGCACCGGTGCTGTTGTCGGTGCTGGGGCTCACCACGCTGCGCCTGCTCGGGCCAGACGTCGTCAATCAGCAGGATCTGCGCGCCTTCCTCAAGCCGCTCGGTCCCTGGGCCCCCGCCTTCTTCATCCTCGCCCTGGCGCTGCGACCGCTCGTGCTCATCCCCGGGCAGCTCTTCACCGCCGTGGGGGGGATGATCTTCGGCAGCCGCGAGGCGACACTCTACTGCCTGCTCGGCAGCTTTCTCTCATCGGCCCTCCTCTTCGTCCTCGCCCGCTGGCTGGGCACGCGCCTGATGCAACGCCTGGCGGGCCACCGCTACCCGGCCATCAGCCGCGTGGCGCGGCGGCACGGCTTCAAATTCGCGCTGCTCACCTGCATCAATCCCTTGTTGCCCACGGACGTGATGATCATCGCGGCCGCGGCCTCGGGCGCTCGCTTCTGGCCGGTGACGCTCGGCGTGCTGGTGGGCACCATCCCCGGCACCTTCCTCACCGCCCAGTTCGGCAGCGGGCTCGCCCAGGGCCGCACCTGGACGACCGTCGCCTCCGGCGTGGGCATGGTGGTGTCGCTCGTGCTGGGCGCGGTGCTCGGCCGCCGCATCGTCCAGGAGATCAACCAGGAACCCACGCCGGAACTGGAAACAACCCCCGCCCCCCAGCCGCCTCGGGTGCCGCCGGTCCCGGTGCTCTCGACCGTCCAGGAACTGCCCCCGCCGGGGCCCTGA